In Candidatus Abyssobacteria bacterium SURF_5, the following proteins share a genomic window:
- a CDS encoding glycosyltransferase family 2 protein encodes MLEGHKIVVVMPAYNAAKTLKKTYDEVPKQIVDEILLVDDGSHDETIELSRQLGIKTFIHERNFGYGRNQKTCYREALKTGADIVVMLHPDYQYSPKLITAMASLIAAQEYDVVIASRILGVGALKGGMPPYKYIFNRCLTLFENLMLFFKLSEYHTGYRAFSRKVLESLPLLENSDDFLFDNEMLAQVIFWKFKIGEISCPTKYFPEASSINFSRSIKYGFGCVITSLKFRLQKMRLVKFRIFNEGGRRLFEDSYYRVADETSERAGACN; translated from the coding sequence ATGCTCGAGGGGCACAAGATCGTTGTTGTAATGCCCGCCTACAATGCGGCAAAGACATTGAAGAAGACATACGACGAGGTTCCGAAGCAGATCGTCGATGAGATCCTGCTGGTCGATGACGGCAGTCACGACGAGACGATCGAACTTTCGCGGCAGCTTGGGATAAAGACATTTATTCACGAGCGCAATTTCGGCTATGGCCGTAACCAGAAGACCTGCTACCGCGAGGCGCTCAAGACGGGAGCCGACATCGTCGTGATGCTTCATCCGGATTACCAGTACTCGCCGAAGCTAATAACCGCTATGGCTTCTCTCATAGCCGCGCAAGAATACGACGTGGTAATAGCCTCCCGTATTCTCGGGGTCGGGGCACTCAAGGGTGGGATGCCGCCTTACAAATATATTTTCAATCGCTGTCTCACGCTGTTTGAGAATCTAATGCTTTTTTTCAAGCTTTCCGAGTACCATACCGGCTATCGCGCCTTTTCGAGGAAGGTGCTCGAATCGCTCCCGCTCCTGGAGAATTCGGACGATTTCCTTTTCGATAATGAGATGCTTGCGCAGGTTATCTTCTGGAAATTCAAGATCGGAGAGATTTCCTGTCCGACCAAATATTTTCCGGAGGCCTCCAGCATCAACTTTTCACGCAGCATCAAGTACGGGTTTGGCTGCGTGATCACCTCGTTGAAATTCCGGCTGCAGAAAATGCGGCTCGTCAAGTTCAGAATCTTCAATGAAGGCGGGAGAAGATTGTTTGAAGATTCATATTATCGCGTTGCCGACGAGACTTCTGAAAGAGCCGGCGCCTGCAATTAA
- a CDS encoding sugar phosphate isomerase/epimerase, giving the protein MRERKEKKLPDIWKESMLKVAVALPLRMVLRRIPFLQARGLGVEVMLYDTNWICSWPKDKVTVIGRQLREAGIDVSVHGPVHDLNPGSLDVVIRDYTQHCFFKTLAICQALGAKNLVLHLGINPLLPESALDKWLESSVRTWAPIVDLAEQLQITIQLENMFLPTPKFMVTLKGGLASNAIKFCFDIGHFNVYSSVTLDQWLESLGSDIIEMHLNDNLGEDDEHLALGAGHIRFSEVFRKLSERRIFPRLTLEMTSDKFGTSLDYLMKGDLLSAFR; this is encoded by the coding sequence ATGCGGGAAAGGAAAGAAAAGAAGCTTCCGGATATTTGGAAGGAGAGCATGCTGAAAGTCGCCGTGGCCCTTCCTCTGCGAATGGTGCTCCGCCGGATACCGTTCCTTCAGGCGCGTGGACTCGGGGTGGAAGTGATGCTGTATGATACGAACTGGATCTGCAGCTGGCCGAAGGATAAGGTTACTGTAATCGGGCGCCAACTGCGCGAGGCCGGTATAGATGTTTCGGTGCACGGTCCGGTGCACGACCTGAACCCGGGCAGTCTGGACGTAGTAATCCGGGATTACACGCAGCACTGCTTTTTCAAGACGCTGGCGATTTGCCAGGCGCTCGGTGCAAAGAATCTCGTGCTCCATCTGGGAATCAATCCGCTGCTGCCCGAGAGCGCACTGGATAAATGGCTCGAAAGCAGTGTGCGCACGTGGGCCCCTATCGTGGATCTTGCCGAGCAGCTGCAGATCACGATCCAACTTGAGAACATGTTCCTTCCCACCCCGAAATTTATGGTCACATTGAAAGGCGGGCTCGCCTCCAATGCGATCAAATTCTGCTTCGACATCGGCCATTTCAACGTTTACAGCTCGGTTACACTCGATCAGTGGCTGGAATCCCTGGGAAGCGATATCATCGAGATGCACTTGAACGACAATCTTGGAGAAGACGACGAGCACCTGGCTTTAGGAGCAGGACACATACGTTTTTCCGAAGTCTTCAGGAAGTTATCGGAGCGACGCATTTTCCCCCGCCTCACCCTCGAGATGACGTCCGACAAATTCGGGACGAGTCTGGACTACCTGATGAAGGGCGACCTGCTGTCAGCCTTCCGCTGA
- the gshA gene encoding glutamate--cysteine ligase, giving the protein MDVSGIEQKLKEKRSSVEVWIKRHAEKVCFPIYSSVDLRDAGFKISAIDANIFPAGFNNLCRSFLEKGATLFREYVKQNFGDIERVAIYPESHTRNKFYLQNLHSLKFLVEQSGFQAIIATADPRFSPPVTELETVEGQKIHIHRLFREANALVSEGFIPELILINNDFSDGKPQELVDLDQPVSPPAEMGWFIRSKWEHTQFYMSLVQEFADILSVDPWLLSPVTEFESNILFKTGEGLDRVAKKVDHVREAVVAKYREYEIDREPVIFIKDNAGTYGMGIITVASGEQVLSLNRNQRKKMSRGKSGADIRSVIIQEGIPTSDYFIGQPGEPVVHMIGDQVLGGFFRYSESKSEIDNLNSPGTKFAKLCLREADEFDEALACYRGHCSFDLYYTIARISCLAMGHEMKSLELCPEVLQDKEN; this is encoded by the coding sequence GTGGATGTATCAGGAATAGAACAGAAACTCAAGGAAAAAAGATCCTCTGTGGAGGTCTGGATAAAGCGGCACGCCGAGAAAGTATGTTTTCCCATCTACAGTTCCGTTGATCTGCGCGATGCCGGTTTCAAGATATCCGCTATCGATGCCAATATTTTCCCCGCCGGTTTCAACAATTTGTGTAGATCGTTCCTCGAAAAGGGGGCAACTCTTTTTCGGGAATATGTCAAGCAGAATTTTGGGGACATAGAACGAGTGGCGATTTATCCGGAGAGTCACACTCGCAACAAGTTTTATTTACAGAATCTTCACTCGCTGAAGTTTTTGGTGGAGCAATCCGGATTTCAAGCCATTATCGCAACGGCCGACCCGCGATTTTCCCCTCCCGTCACTGAGTTGGAGACTGTTGAGGGTCAGAAGATCCACATTCACCGGCTATTCAGGGAGGCAAACGCGCTGGTATCGGAGGGATTCATCCCGGAGCTCATCCTTATTAACAACGATTTTTCGGATGGGAAACCGCAGGAACTGGTCGATCTGGATCAGCCAGTGAGTCCTCCTGCGGAGATGGGCTGGTTTATTCGCTCGAAATGGGAGCACACCCAATTCTACATGTCGCTGGTTCAGGAATTTGCGGATATCCTTTCAGTGGATCCATGGCTGTTGTCGCCGGTGACGGAATTCGAGAGCAATATTCTTTTCAAGACAGGTGAAGGATTGGACCGTGTGGCGAAGAAGGTGGACCACGTCAGGGAAGCCGTGGTTGCGAAATACCGGGAATATGAAATTGATCGGGAGCCGGTGATCTTTATAAAGGATAATGCGGGCACTTACGGCATGGGTATTATCACGGTGGCTTCCGGGGAACAGGTGCTCAGCCTGAACCGAAACCAGCGCAAGAAGATGTCGAGAGGGAAGAGCGGCGCCGATATCCGCTCAGTCATTATTCAAGAGGGCATTCCCACTTCCGACTATTTCATCGGCCAGCCGGGGGAACCGGTGGTTCATATGATCGGCGATCAGGTGCTGGGGGGGTTTTTCCGTTACAGCGAGAGCAAATCGGAGATCGACAACCTGAATTCACCCGGCACGAAGTTCGCCAAATTGTGCCTGAGGGAAGCGGATGAATTCGACGAGGCACTGGCTTGTTATCGCGGGCACTGTTCTTTTGACCTCTATTACACGATTGCGCGGATTTCATGTCTGGCGATGGGGCACGAGATGAAGAGCCTGGAGTTATGCCCCGAGGTGCTGCAGGACAAAGAAAACTAG
- the rfbD gene encoding dTDP-4-dehydrorhamnose reductase gives MKTLLIGADGQLGSDLKKVYPPDELIPLNRPDLDICDYAAVDDILAEHQPHIVINTAAYHRVDECEQYPDRALQVNALAIRNLSLACSKVGAVLVHFSTDYVFDGESDRPYTEQDAPRPLSAYAISKVAGEFFIRSLFDKYFLIRVCGLFGIAGSRGKGTNFIETMLKLAREGKKIKVVDDQVLTPTYTRALAPRIKALIETGRFGLYHMTCEGRCSWYEFARAVFDLAGVNADLAPTASDQYYTPARRPRFSVLENEKLKRLPSIPPMPHWKDALADYLEERKHTRR, from the coding sequence GTGAAAACCCTGCTTATCGGAGCCGACGGACAACTCGGCAGTGACTTGAAGAAAGTCTATCCGCCGGATGAGCTGATTCCGCTTAACCGGCCTGATCTCGATATCTGCGATTATGCGGCCGTCGATGACATCCTGGCCGAGCACCAGCCCCATATCGTCATTAACACAGCCGCATACCATCGCGTAGATGAATGTGAGCAATATCCCGACCGCGCTCTGCAGGTCAACGCGCTGGCCATCCGCAATCTTTCCCTTGCCTGCAGCAAAGTCGGCGCCGTCCTCGTCCATTTCAGCACCGACTATGTCTTCGATGGCGAGTCCGACCGGCCCTACACCGAGCAGGACGCGCCTCGCCCGCTGAGCGCCTATGCCATCTCAAAAGTCGCGGGCGAATTTTTCATTCGTTCGCTATTCGACAAATATTTCCTTATTCGCGTGTGCGGGCTTTTCGGCATTGCGGGCAGTAGGGGAAAGGGAACGAACTTTATTGAAACCATGCTCAAACTGGCGCGTGAGGGCAAGAAGATAAAAGTGGTCGACGACCAAGTGCTGACGCCGACGTATACGCGCGCGCTCGCCCCTCGCATCAAGGCCCTCATTGAAACCGGGCGCTTCGGTCTCTATCATATGACGTGCGAAGGACGGTGCTCATGGTATGAATTCGCTCGCGCCGTCTTCGATCTTGCCGGCGTCAACGCCGACCTCGCGCCCACTGCTTCGGATCAGTACTATACTCCCGCCAGGCGGCCGCGCTTCTCCGTCCTCGAAAATGAGAAACTCAAGCGATTGCCTTCCATCCCGCCGATGCCCCATTGGAAAGATGCGCTCGCCGACTACCTCGAAGAGCGAAAGCACACCCGCCGCTGA
- a CDS encoding radical SAM protein: MHVFLAYIRDDNFYHLLPEKIRRRTPDNGRVKVMAFPPLGIQTLAPVLRRHGHRVQMFDSCHPQMKAADIAQAARKNRPDLIALSSLSTTTYPAVKATANRLKIEAPDIPIILGGVFPSMNPVHILRDCPDIDCIGVGEGEELLPEYLDHLADPGAVAGLVWRKNGDIIQNDRRPLIQDLDRFPYPDRSSLPIDYVESLPMDVPAVLSLDRFCTMQTSRGCPYNCSYCNISVLFGGKWRHRSAEHVLGEMQELSDQGYRSIYFTDDHFLLNRKRINAICTGIINRNLKFHWGCEGRVDSVAIDQFPIMKKAGCFALSFGIESGTQKVLDLLNKKQSLDEIEHAVKQAKRSGISRIHGFFLIGSPNETEPDVMASFRFAAKLQIDTFNFNRLCVYRGTPLWKEYVGRGIIDDDADWSKWFKCSDIDPTVLPSEALNSMRMKGYLYLFVRRIFCRPIQTMKLVRAFSRNMEWSDIFRLLASPFKKRTMFHKPDLPEKMIALGIDQPIREHLN, translated from the coding sequence ATGCATGTTTTTCTCGCGTATATCCGCGACGACAATTTTTATCACCTGCTCCCTGAAAAAATCAGGCGCCGCACGCCGGATAATGGTCGCGTTAAAGTCATGGCTTTCCCGCCGCTTGGAATACAAACGCTTGCTCCCGTTTTGCGGAGGCATGGACACCGTGTCCAGATGTTCGATTCCTGCCACCCGCAGATGAAAGCGGCTGATATCGCGCAGGCGGCCAGAAAAAATCGGCCGGACCTGATTGCACTATCCAGTCTCTCTACCACCACGTATCCGGCTGTCAAGGCGACGGCGAATCGACTAAAGATCGAAGCACCCGACATTCCCATTATCCTCGGCGGTGTCTTCCCATCAATGAATCCTGTCCACATATTACGGGATTGCCCGGATATCGATTGCATCGGAGTAGGCGAGGGGGAGGAGCTTCTGCCGGAATATTTGGACCATCTTGCTGACCCCGGCGCGGTCGCCGGCCTCGTATGGCGAAAGAACGGGGACATTATCCAAAATGATCGCCGCCCGCTTATACAGGATCTGGACCGTTTCCCGTATCCGGACCGCTCGAGTCTGCCCATCGATTATGTCGAATCCTTGCCAATGGATGTGCCTGCAGTCCTTTCACTCGACAGGTTCTGCACGATGCAAACCTCGCGCGGCTGCCCCTACAACTGCAGCTACTGTAATATCTCCGTCCTCTTCGGCGGAAAATGGCGCCACCGGTCAGCGGAACACGTGCTGGGAGAAATGCAGGAACTCAGTGATCAGGGCTATCGTTCCATCTACTTTACCGATGACCATTTCCTCCTGAACCGCAAACGAATCAATGCGATCTGCACCGGCATCATCAATCGCAACCTCAAGTTTCATTGGGGTTGCGAAGGGCGCGTCGATTCCGTCGCGATCGATCAATTCCCCATCATGAAGAAAGCCGGCTGCTTCGCGCTCAGCTTCGGAATCGAGTCCGGCACGCAGAAGGTGCTTGATCTACTCAATAAGAAGCAGTCTCTCGATGAGATAGAGCATGCAGTCAAGCAGGCGAAACGCAGTGGCATCTCGAGAATCCACGGCTTTTTCCTGATTGGTTCGCCCAACGAGACCGAGCCGGACGTAATGGCAAGTTTCCGCTTCGCGGCTAAGCTGCAGATCGACACCTTCAATTTTAATCGTCTATGCGTCTATCGGGGGACACCCCTATGGAAAGAATACGTCGGGCGTGGAATTATCGATGACGATGCGGATTGGTCCAAGTGGTTCAAGTGTTCCGATATTGACCCCACTGTTCTCCCGAGCGAGGCGCTCAACAGTATGCGCATGAAAGGCTACTTATACCTCTTCGTTCGCCGTATATTTTGCCGGCCGATCCAGACAATGAAACTGGTGCGCGCCTTCAGTCGAAATATGGAATGGTCCGATATCTTCCGCTTGCTCGCCAGCCCTTTCAAAAAGAGAACCATGTTTCATAAGCCCGACCTCCCGGAAAAAATGATTGCGCTCGGAATTGACCAGCCGATACGAGAACATCTGAATTGA
- a CDS encoding tetratricopeptide repeat protein: MLFPLFMKARKYQSKNHFKQALPFIILAVLVITAYAGMLRAGFVYDDHTQLEENVALRNLKNIPTFFTDPARTSGSMIFEEIYRPLRATVFAIGYQVWGLNPAGFHAVNIFLHLLNTLLILVLLRRLIQSESAAFAAALLFAAHPALTENVCWVCSSSDLLCMLFFLIGLVAFFRFREEAGTKRKVFYALALVGLLLALLAKEMGVTFAAAVVVIDLWREGWRKQTLRRWIEYAPLWLITLCYLVFRATVMSQFAQREAWGATPWATAGIMARGIKYYIRLLLYPFDLTIIPGVRIDIPLTSVETLFSIALVAGLLVFAISFRRRFPVATLGIILFFVLLLPVSNIIPIKAVVGDRFIYIPALGFVIVAGAFFGRLESICGGSRGRAALAAAGLIIVVFLLSLNTIVRTVDWRDDFSLYKAAVDVNPRHPRPREMLAKAYFMQGDFEAARENSLEALRANPYTVDAHTLLGTVYLQQGLLRPAEQEFKIALELEPAAGDARTNLGIVYKEQGRLDEALAQFELARRHSPMVSEILNNIGSVLLTKKDTAAATEYLYKALEVKPDNWEAACNLTFALISLQKYADAVQVARASLAYYPDEPELLALLGRAYSAQGDLQRAAQAFALALSRNPADAQTALFLAELYMKSKHYDRAADIYCRMSDRFPTDVRFHVLSASALERAGRLEAALERLEKAAALAPGDQALQQKLAALRQQARHQ, encoded by the coding sequence ATGCTTTTCCCTTTGTTTATGAAGGCGCGGAAGTACCAATCTAAAAACCATTTCAAACAGGCGCTACCCTTCATCATCCTGGCGGTCCTCGTCATTACCGCTTACGCCGGAATGCTGAGGGCCGGGTTTGTCTATGATGATCACACACAGCTTGAAGAAAACGTCGCACTTCGCAACCTGAAGAATATCCCCACCTTCTTCACCGATCCAGCCCGAACCTCGGGCTCAATGATTTTCGAGGAGATTTATCGCCCCCTGCGAGCGACTGTCTTCGCAATCGGATATCAGGTGTGGGGACTGAATCCCGCCGGGTTTCATGCCGTAAACATCTTTCTCCATTTACTGAACACGTTGCTGATCTTAGTACTTCTGCGGAGACTGATTCAATCGGAATCGGCTGCGTTCGCGGCCGCGCTGCTCTTTGCGGCGCATCCGGCGCTCACCGAAAATGTGTGCTGGGTGTGCAGCAGCTCCGACCTGCTGTGCATGTTGTTCTTCCTGATCGGCCTCGTCGCTTTCTTTCGATTTCGTGAAGAAGCGGGAACAAAGCGAAAGGTGTTTTACGCGCTCGCCCTGGTCGGCCTGCTACTTGCTCTTCTCGCCAAGGAGATGGGGGTGACCTTCGCGGCCGCCGTAGTCGTGATCGATCTGTGGCGCGAGGGGTGGCGTAAGCAGACTTTGCGCCGCTGGATCGAGTACGCTCCCCTGTGGCTGATTACGCTTTGTTACCTCGTATTCCGCGCTACCGTCATGAGTCAATTCGCCCAAAGAGAAGCCTGGGGCGCAACACCATGGGCGACCGCAGGCATTATGGCGCGCGGAATAAAATACTACATCCGGCTGCTCCTGTATCCATTTGATCTCACCATCATTCCCGGGGTCAGAATCGACATCCCACTGACAAGTGTCGAGACGCTTTTCTCAATCGCGCTCGTCGCAGGCCTCCTGGTCTTCGCCATTTCCTTTCGGCGCCGATTCCCCGTCGCCACGCTCGGCATTATCCTCTTCTTCGTCCTGCTGCTGCCGGTCTCGAACATCATCCCGATCAAGGCGGTCGTCGGCGACAGGTTCATTTACATTCCCGCCCTCGGCTTTGTCATAGTAGCTGGCGCTTTTTTTGGAAGACTGGAATCCATCTGCGGCGGATCGAGGGGACGCGCGGCCCTGGCGGCTGCGGGTTTGATCATTGTAGTATTCCTTCTCTCCCTCAACACGATCGTGAGGACTGTCGATTGGCGCGATGATTTCTCCTTGTATAAAGCCGCAGTTGATGTCAATCCGCGGCATCCGCGTCCCAGAGAAATGCTTGCCAAGGCGTACTTCATGCAAGGAGATTTTGAGGCGGCGCGAGAGAACAGCTTGGAAGCGCTCCGGGCGAATCCTTATACCGTTGATGCCCATACTCTGCTCGGAACTGTTTACCTCCAGCAGGGACTGCTGCGGCCGGCGGAACAGGAATTCAAGATCGCGCTCGAGCTGGAACCCGCCGCCGGCGACGCCAGGACAAACCTTGGAATCGTTTATAAGGAGCAGGGCAGACTTGACGAGGCGCTGGCGCAATTCGAGCTCGCGCGCCGGCACAGCCCAATGGTTTCCGAGATACTCAATAACATCGGCAGTGTTCTGCTGACGAAAAAAGATACCGCCGCCGCTACGGAATATCTCTACAAGGCCCTTGAGGTAAAACCGGATAACTGGGAAGCCGCCTGCAACCTCACCTTTGCCCTCATCTCATTGCAAAAATATGCCGATGCCGTTCAGGTGGCCCGTGCATCGCTCGCCTATTACCCGGACGAACCCGAACTGCTGGCGCTTCTCGGACGGGCCTACTCCGCCCAAGGCGACCTTCAACGCGCCGCCCAAGCGTTTGCCCTCGCTCTCAGCAGAAATCCGGCCGATGCCCAAACCGCGCTATTCCTCGCAGAACTGTACATGAAGTCGAAGCACTATGATCGCGCCGCCGATATCTATTGCCGCATGTCGGACCGATTTCCCACAGATGTCCGATTTCATGTCCTCTCGGCTTCAGCCCTGGAACGAGCCGGACGCCTCGAAGCGGCCCTCGAGCGGTTGGAAAAGGCCGCCGCCCTCGCTCCCGGCGACCAGGCCCTTCAGCAAAAACTCGCTGCATTGAGACAGCAAGCCCGACACCAATAA
- a CDS encoding glycosyltransferase family 2 protein, which translates to MKTCAVIPCYNVGNLCVPVIEQTEQFVDAVIVVDDGSTDDTFDHLATTRAVTLKHEQNAGKGAALLTAFRYLLDNAECADLDLIVTIDGDGQHDPKEIERLLQKCAGNPNCVVVGTREVNRRDIMLRRRLGNVLSRYFISKACGQNIPDSQSGFRVFSRYVLERIMPKLTPGRYEMETAFLIHAARAGFEIVPVDISTIYTQDSNRVSSFDPYLDTYLVFKVIAKSILFRR; encoded by the coding sequence ATGAAAACCTGCGCCGTCATCCCCTGTTATAACGTGGGCAATCTGTGCGTCCCCGTAATCGAGCAGACTGAACAGTTTGTTGATGCGGTTATTGTGGTCGATGACGGGTCGACGGACGACACCTTTGACCACCTGGCCACAACCCGCGCTGTAACACTGAAACATGAACAGAACGCCGGCAAAGGAGCCGCCTTATTGACCGCTTTCAGATACCTCCTGGACAACGCTGAATGTGCTGATCTCGATCTGATTGTTACTATTGACGGCGACGGTCAACACGATCCAAAGGAAATCGAACGTCTTCTGCAAAAATGCGCCGGCAATCCTAATTGTGTCGTCGTCGGAACCCGCGAAGTCAACCGCCGCGACATCATGCTTCGTCGCCGGCTCGGAAATGTGCTCAGCCGCTACTTCATTTCGAAAGCCTGCGGCCAGAACATCCCCGATTCGCAATCCGGCTTCAGGGTCTTCTCCCGGTACGTGCTCGAACGGATCATGCCAAAACTCACACCCGGCAGGTACGAGATGGAAACCGCCTTCTTGATCCATGCGGCAAGAGCCGGTTTTGAAATCGTCCCGGTTGATATCAGCACCATTTATACCCAGGATTCTAATCGCGTATCTTCGTTCGATCCCTACCTCGATACATATCTGGTCTTCAAAGTCATAGCAAAAAGCATTCTGTTCAGGAGATAA
- a CDS encoding glycosyltransferase family 9 protein — MKTHKPKLSPKRILIIRLSSIGDVARTLPALTSLRREFPHAHIAWAVEDKSSGLLEGHPHLDEVITFERIKIERLLKSPLAFPRALFELGKFVSRIYNRDFDLVFDFHGILKSGLIAACSRAPVRVGFSRSFVKEFSYLFTNRKVSPSDFFLPRVDRNLQLIKPFINGNNPADKPLLGLTTRHCEKARAFANEKFKNHHALVAVHPGTSRLLKHWFPRRFAEVCDMLAESLHANVLLTWGPGERELVEEIRALTRSAPEIAPQTQSLLELAALLQMCSLMITVDCGPMHIASLLGVPVVALFGPTDTRINGPYWHPYHIITGNISCRPCDENCESAKCMEAIAPGEVFRAAVDLLAKTADAAECPEGGKLAYPSP; from the coding sequence ATGAAAACACACAAACCGAAACTCTCCCCCAAACGTATCCTGATTATCAGGCTGAGTTCAATCGGAGATGTCGCTCGAACACTGCCCGCCCTGACATCGCTCCGACGCGAATTTCCGCACGCGCATATCGCCTGGGCTGTAGAAGACAAATCGAGCGGCCTCTTGGAAGGACACCCTCACCTCGACGAAGTCATCACGTTCGAAAGAATCAAGATCGAGCGCCTCCTCAAAAGTCCACTTGCATTCCCGCGGGCGCTCTTCGAACTCGGCAAGTTCGTCTCGCGTATTTACAACCGCGATTTCGACCTCGTTTTTGATTTCCACGGCATCCTGAAAAGCGGCCTCATCGCCGCCTGCTCGCGGGCGCCGGTGCGCGTCGGCTTTTCACGCAGTTTTGTGAAGGAATTCAGTTACCTGTTCACCAACAGAAAAGTCTCTCCCTCAGACTTTTTTTTGCCGCGAGTGGATAGAAACCTGCAACTGATCAAGCCCTTCATTAATGGCAACAACCCGGCGGATAAGCCGCTGCTGGGACTGACTACTCGACATTGCGAGAAGGCACGGGCTTTTGCAAATGAAAAATTCAAGAATCATCATGCGCTTGTGGCGGTGCATCCCGGCACGAGCCGCCTGCTGAAGCACTGGTTTCCGCGCCGATTCGCAGAGGTCTGCGACATGTTGGCCGAATCTCTCCATGCAAATGTTCTGCTGACATGGGGGCCGGGAGAGCGAGAACTGGTCGAAGAAATTCGCGCCCTCACGCGAAGTGCTCCCGAGATAGCCCCACAAACTCAAAGTCTGCTCGAGCTGGCCGCCCTCCTCCAAATGTGCTCCCTCATGATAACCGTCGATTGCGGCCCCATGCATATCGCCTCGCTTCTGGGCGTGCCGGTAGTAGCTCTCTTTGGCCCGACCGACACCCGCATCAACGGGCCTTATTGGCATCCGTACCATATTATCACCGGCAACATCTCATGCCGTCCTTGCGACGAAAATTGCGAAAGCGCAAAATGTATGGAGGCGATTGCGCCGGGAGAAGTGTTCCGAGCGGCGGTGGATTTGCTGGCTAAGACCGCCGATGCGGCCGAATGCCCAGAAGGCGGAAAACTCGCGTATCCCTCTCCTTAA